The genome window TGACAAAATCTAGACatcaaattaattgaatgatgtaaaaTGAGGAAAAGTCACCACAAAGATATGTGGGACAAAATTAGGCATGCCAAGTGTATTCATTTATGCATGGATTGACCTTGACTCGTCTCGATCTTGAtggagaaaaattaaattgattaggATTGAATTTGGATTTGAGTTTTTTCGTATTGAGAAAGTTGAATTTGGGGATGGGATTGGGTATGTTGGTCCCCACTCCTGTCCTAGTCCCACTACTAttctaatataataaatattttaaattactattataatcttataattttaatcaattaatgcTTATTTTATGGGATGTAATTATTGCTTTCCTTATATTGTGTATAATTTTTACTTGATTTCATGTTGAGCTCAAAAAACAAATGAGAGTAAACAATTTTTACTTAATGTGTTGCTAAACACTTGGAATTTCAACCTTAATAAACAAAGTGTCATGATCAATATTTCTTTAAGCTAttcaaaaataaatgagatcaaaaaattttcacttgaaatttcaatttagcaTGTTGTAATAGATTTAGTccaattaccaaaaaaaaattgtcctattttcttcatttttaatgaaaaaaaaataaaataagatcaaGGGCTGGGTGAGAAAACCCGATCCCCAAGCGAGGACAAAGATGAATCGAATTTTTGGACTCCGACATAAATTGGAGGCAGCAGTGGGGGCGACAAGGACTTGGGGAGTTGAGGGTGGGGGTGGGGAGACTAAATCCACCATCGTCCCACTCGTTGCCATGCctagataaaattaattgaaaaaactaGCTGATACTTTAAAGTTGGAAGTTGACAAAttagcttattaaattataagaaaactaaCGATCGAAGTAACTgacaaatataaaatgacaaaaaaataataaaatcataatttatttaaaaatgataactaggaaattggataaatatattgagaaaaaaatgaaaaaaaatataaaaagttagaaactatcattttaaaaaacgttacttcaagtcatattttaaaaaacactagAAGCTAAtaagaaattacaaaaaaaaaaaaacttatttgtcGAATATGTTTTGTCAAATATAGTCAAAGTCATTGAATCCATGcccctttttttattatgttaatcacatttttttttattaaaacatgAGTAATTTTCATGTAAGTAAAtctaatgaaatatttttttattattataaaataggaTCAAGGGCGGGGTGAGAAAACCCGATCCCAAGTAAGGGCAAAGATGGATCTAATTTTTGGACCCCAACATAAATCGGAGGCGGGGGTGGGGGCGGCAAGGACTTGGGGAGTTGAGGGTGGGGGTGGAAAGACTAAATTCACCCTCGTCCCACCCGTTGCCATGCctagataaaattaattgaaaaaactaGCTGATACTTTAAAGTTGGAAGCTGACAAAttagcttattaaattataagaaaactaaCAATCGaagtaattgaaaaatataaaatggtagaaaaataataaaatcataatttatttaaaaatgataattaggaaattggataaatatattgagaaaaaaaatggaagaaaatataaaaagttagaaactAGCATTTTAAAAAACGTTACTTCAAgtcacattttaaaaaacacCAGAAGCTAAtaagaaattacaaaaaaaaaaacttatttgtcGAATATGTTTTGTCAAATATAGTCAAAGTCATTGAATCCATgcccatttttttattatgttaatcacatttttttttattaaaacatgAGTAATTTTCATGTAAGTAAAtctaatgaaatatttttttattattataaaataggaTCAAGGGCAGGGTGAGAAAACCCGATCCCAAGCGAGGGCAAAGATGGATCTAATTTTTGGACCCCGACATAAATCAGAGGCGGGGCTGGGGCCGGCAAGGACTTGGGGAGTCGAGGGTGTGGGTGGAAAGACTAAATTCACCCTCGTCCCACCCGTTGCCTTGCctagataaaattaattgaaaaaactaGCTAATACTTTAAAGTTGGAAGCTGACAAAttagcttattaaattataagaaaactaaCAATCGAAGTAACTGACAAATATAAAAtggtagaaaaataataaaatcataatttatttaaaaatgataactaGGAAATTCgataaatatattgagaaaaaaatggaagaaaatataaaaagttagaaactaacattttaaaaaacgttacaaaaaaaaaacttatttgccGAATATGTTTTGTCAAATATAGCCAAAGTCATTGAATCCATGtccattttttattatgttaatcacactttttttattaaaacatgAGTAAGTTTCATGTAAGTAAATCTaatggaatatttttttattattataaaataggaTCAAGGGCGGGGTGAGAAAACCCGATCCCCAAGCGAGGACAAAGATGAATCTAATTTTTGGACCCCAACATAAATTGGTGGCGGGGGGTGGGGGTGGGGAGACTAAATCCACCCTCGTCCCACCCATTGTCATGCctagataaaattaattgaaaaaactaGCTGATACTTTAAAGTTGGAAGctgacaaattaatttattaaattataagaaaactaaCGATCGaagtaaatgataaatataaaatatcaaaaaaataataaaatcataatttatttaaaaatgataactagaaaattggataaatatattgagaaaaaaatggaagaaaatataaaaagttaaaaactagcATTTTAAAAAACGTTACTTCAAgtcacattttaaaaaacactagaagctaataagaaattaaaaaaaaaattatttgctgAATATGTTTTGTCAAATATAGCCAAAGTCATTGAATCCATGtccattttttattatgttaatcacattttttattaaaacatgAGTAAGTTTCATGTAAGTAAAtctaatgaaatatttttttattattataaaagaattgGAGCTTcttctaaaacataaaaaaaatcaaactaaaaaaaaaaactaaaacgaaCCAAACATGTAAAGGTTTCTTACCTTACTAGTACCtactaattatcatttttaaagtcTATTTCCTTTGGGTTTTGTGGATCACATCCACAATCTTTTCTCTGGTTAACCAATCAGGAAAcaatcattttttcaaaaacatattttgacataatttaaaattataaatgattgaATTGGAGCTTcttctaaaacataaaaaaaaaaatcaaactaaaacaCACCAAACATGTAAAGGTTTCTTACCTTACTATAGTACCTAGCAATTACCATTTCTAAAATCTATTTTCTTTCGTTTCCATGGATTACAATTGATCTACaatcttttctttaattaatcaatcatgaaataactattttttcaaaaaaaatatgttgacatagtttaaaaatataaataattgaattggAACTTCTctaaagcataaaaaaatcaaactaaaaacaaaactaaaacagaCCAAACATGTATGTAAAGGTTTCGTACCAATTAAAATTTCTGAAGTGTAACATTTTGACATGTCACAAGATCATTCCGCTATTCCAGTTATCCATTCCCATATATAATCCAAACCTAAATAACCTATGCCCCGATTTTGCTTTATGCCAAATTCCGAATAACTAAGGTTGTCCAAATTCACCATTTCTTCCCAAAATTCTTCAATTGGTCATTCATTTCCATAATCCAAAAAAGGTTTCAGATTTGGCTTTTCACAACATCATCACCAAAGTGGTGGAGCAAGGAAGCAAGTGCTCATGGCTACAGTGGCATCATCAATGGTTGCATCGTCTTCGCCCTCGAGTCAACCCTTTTGTTCCTTTTCAAACCCcaactcatcatcatcatcgctCTCTTTCAAAACCAAAGCTATTACCAGGACAAGACCAAGAACAAAAACCAGAACTAGAACAACGAGGTTAACATGGCTGAATCCTCACCCTCGTGGTGCTTTGGTTGAGGcaacaccaccaccaacaaGTTCACCTCCTTCCCCAAAAGATGGATCTATCAAGGTGCTTGCGCTTCCAGAGAACCGTGCTGATGACATTCAAGCTGAGGCTAGAGCCCTGGCTCGTGCTGCCAATGCAACTGCCTACACCCCTCAGCTTGTGGCCTCCAAATATGGCTCCCAACCCATCAAggtttttcactttttcttcTTATGTTTCTCCCAAAGTTTGAGTCTTTTTGGTGATATCTTTCGTGGGTGTGACTGGTTTTTGTGATTTGATTTGACCCTTTTTCTTGGTAGGTGGTGGGGAGGGCCCTTCAGGTTCTGAGTGCGGTGGGTTTGTTTGGATTGAAGCTTTTATTGGACCAGAAAAGTGGAGTGCTTGATCAGAATAAAAGGATTCGTGCAATTGAGCTTAGGGACACATTCACTCGGCTGGGACCAACTTTTGTCAAATTGGGTCAGGGATTGTCTACTAGGCCTGATATATGCCCAGCTGAGTATCTGGAGGAGCTCACTGAACTTCAGGTATTGAATTTATCTACCCTTTTAGCTCTTGACTTGATTGGTGTAGTGTAGCCTGttagattttttattggttCTAGGGGTTGATTAACTTGGCATTGTGTGGGAATTTTGATTGCTTCAGTGATTATGTCTATATGCAGCATAAGAAGCTATGGACTACTTCATTTGACTTTATGGTCTTTGAAGATCTGTCTTTAACTGAATTGACTGACGTTTTGTGATTCATGTAGCCGATCTTCGTGTGATAcaacatttgttgttgttgttgttgttgctgctgtttgTCAATGGACAATGTGAATGATatccaataaaaatttattcactAATGTGGTGGAGTCACTAGTAGTAGTGAGTTGTGTTGTGGCCTTTATATATTCGTTTGTGCTGTGAAGATGTTTATGAATAAACTGGTTACTTAGGTAGCCTTGATTATTTCTGTGCTTTACCAGGATGGATTGCCAACATTTCCTGATGAGGAGGCCTTTGCATGCATTGAGAGGGAATTAGGACTATCTATTGACTCTATCTTTTCTACTATATCTCCAACGGCTGTAGCAGCAGCCAGTTTGGGTCAAGTTTATAAAGCCCGGTTGAAGTACTCTGGGAAACTTGTTGCTGTTAAGGTGCAACGCCCTGATATTGAAGAAGCTATAGGAATGGACTTCTACCTAATTAGAGGTTTAGGGTCtctcataaataaatatgtggACTTTATCACCAGTGATGTTGTTGCTCTTATTGATGAATTTGCACGTAGAGTCTTTCAAGAGCTTAACTATGTGCAGGTTAGTTCTTCAGCCAATATCAAACTTTGTATCTTAGTTGAGGCCAAGCATGCATGATTCATGTATTACCAAATTTTGcatcttatatttttctttatgaacaagGTTTTAAATCATGGTTGTGGTCGCGATTGCAGTTTCGTTGCAATCCTTGATGATGTGGTAATTGTGGTCACGGTGAGTCAGTGACTCCAAAAACCTTGACACTGCAGCCAAAACCGTGGTCACAAACTGTTTTCTAAAacctaatgaaaataaaaaacaaaaataaacattgaaccCTTTGCAGTTTTGCCAATTTTTAGGCCAAAGGCAAGCATACAACCATGGtatcttttttcatttgttattcaAATCTTCCCTAGGGTGATGTATGTGTCGTATGTTAATGGATAAAGATACATGTTTCTAAATTATGTAAGATATTTGTTGGGATTGAATGTTAATTTTGACAGGTTCATGCAGGAGGGACTAAATGCAAGGAGGTTCAAAAAATTGTATGCTGACAAGGAAGATATCTTTGTTCCTGATGTTTTCTGGGACTATACAAGTGCTAAAGTACTAACAATGGATTGGGTTGATGGGGTCAAACTAAATGAGCAAGAAGCAATTGAGAGACAAGGATTAAAAGTCTTGGATCTGGTAAATGCAGGCATACAGTGCAGTCTCAGACAGTTACTCGAGTACGGATATTTTCATGCGGATCCTCATCCTGGGAATCTTTTGGCAACACCTGAGGGAAAGCTTGCTTTTCTTGATTTCGGCATGATGAGCGAGACTCCAGAAGAAGCAAGATATGCCATAATTGGTCATGTTGTTCACTTGGTTAACCGAGACTATGAGGCCATGGCTCGTGACTACTatgatcttaattttttatcaaggGATGTTGATGTATCTCCAATTGTGCCAGCACTTCGAAACTTTTTTGATGATGCACTTAATTATACTGTGAGTGAGCTCAACTTTAAGACACTAGTGGATGGTCTGGGAAATGTTTTGTATCAGTATCCATTTAATGGTGAGATAAACTATGCTTTTCAGTGACTTATCATttcctataatttattttcctatattagagtgatttataaatataaaatatttacttcTTATTCCTAAATCCTAACTTTCTTGCAGACTCTGATCGgttgacttttgtttttctgttCTTTTCCCCTTCTGTTGACAGTTCCAGCATACTACGCATTAATATTTAGGTCTCTCACTGTTTTAGAAGGTTTAGCATTGTATGCTGATCCCAATTTTAAGGTACTTGCTGCATCATACCCGTATTTTGCTAAAAGGCTCCTAACAGATCCAAATCCATATCTAAGAGATGCTCTTATTGAGTTGCTTTTCAAGGATGGGAAGTTCAGGTTTGAAATCTGCTTCTATCTTAAATccattgttgtttgaatttgatgctgTAGAATAATTTATAAGAAGTGCAGTTGAATATTCATTAATCTGGTCCAGTGCAGATGGAATAGACTTGAAAACCTGCTAGATCAGGGGAAAAAGGATAGAGATTTTTCTGCTAAAGAGGCTTTACAACCTGTCCTAAAGGTATTATTGAGTCCAGATGGTGAAGAGCTGAGGAATCTAGTTATAAAAGAGGCTGCTCGGGTATCTGAAGCTTTTACCCTTGGCACAATGTCTGAAACATACCTGTATATTCCTGACTTCATTAGGACCCTTGTCTTCAACGGCAATGCAAATGGACCCTTTATGATGTCAGAAAGTGAAATGCAAAGCATGCTAGAGCTTAGAGATCAAGTGATTAGAATATGGGGACTTCTTCGATCCTCCAGTGATTTTGATCCAGCTATGCTGTTACCAATACTACAggtgattatattattttaacagAGCATTTTGTAAATATCATTGCATACTAATTGAAAGGGAGTTGGTGGAACATTTCTATCTTGGAGCATCTAAAGATGTTGTATGATGGAGTAATGGATCAAGGAATTTGATAGTTGAAAAGATGTGTCCGTGCAATCAAAATATAGCAAACAATTACTATAGCCCTTAATCAACATTAAAACATAAGCAATGATATTAAGAGCTTAGATGATCTTCAAAACTGAACTTATAGTTTTAATATAGGACTCAGTTAACtttgaaatttacattaataaattaatttctttaaaaccatTTCAGCCTTTTTTTGTAGttgtaattttacaaaaaatgacATTTAATATGAACAGGTCCTTGAGCAACCTGAGGCACGCAGACTTGGGGGGCGTGTTGTGGGTGGGATCACTCAACGACTCGCAGCACGCTTTCTTCAGCAAGTACTCCGAGTTCCAACAACAGCTTCAGAATAGATTCCGTGCCAATGTAAATGCTAGATAAGGCATGCATCTTATGAAGTTTGAATTACTTTTGTGTTGCTCAAGGTTTATTGAGATCTAATTACTGGTTTCATTGTGCTGTGACATTATTGTCTTCATATTGATTGACTGGACCATATGTCACACAATGGTATTCTGTCCTTGCTTCTGctaatatttttggtttttcattcttttttttgtcaGGCTATTGTGGACAGAGAAGATAGGAGTTACATTCCTAACACAAGAAAATGGAAGTGAGATATTGATTCTTGCGAAAATTGTTTGattttcctttgtttcttaTCCTCCAATTTTGTCCAAGAATCTGTATATATGATTTGCTCATCATTATTGATGCTGGATATCATGATCAGCATCAACATTCAAGAGATCACAATATTATAAAAGCAATTGGTATATCATTGTTGTTACATGCACAGTTGCTGTTTACTTTTTGATATGGCACACATATTTCTCTTACATGTACTGCACGCGAAATTGTTTTAGTGACTTGCTTTTAAAGTTTTCTGGAGGGGTTATACAGATCAATAATATGTGCACTCACTTGTCGTTTGGTCATTGTGGCTGCTATGAGTTGGTGAGTTGTGGGAGGGATTGGTAAACTAATTGaacattaattttattcctTATAGCATGAGATATTTCATGTTCTCGAACTATGAAAACTTTTAACATTAATAGCTTGAATTACATTATTGTGGATATATTGTACTTAGTCCAGCTGACTTAATTAGGGTATTTAACCCCCTTAAAGAAAGGGGATGCacttagaaataaataaataaataaagtgtaTTTATAGCTGTAgtgtttggtttgtattttcattttatgtttccatttcttgttttcattttctgaaaactgtttttatttttaaaagattagagTTCTGAAAATATGCTTGGtttgatttcttgttttttactttcaagaaataaaaatattgaaaatgtgttttcaaaaggaaacgtatttttagatttgcttaaaattacattctttgTCACCgtattttcattttacccaaacgaggtttttgttttcaattaaaaacactaaaaatgagattttattgtttccaggttttcattttacccaaatgaggtttttgttttggttctttTGTTCTTGTTATGATGGTGACATGAAGTTATAACCTTTGACTTCTTGCATACTATCCAAACCACACCACTATTTTATAGTTTGTTAATCTTGTGCttgtattttattatcatttcaatCTTAACTTTTCTTATAAATGGTGTTAACCATTCTTTAAGGTGCACTTCTTGactttctctaaaaaaaaaggtgCACTCCTGCAAAGAAGTGAAATTTGGGTCAAATTGCACATGGCAATCTGTATTTTTGAACGAGGTGTTATTATCATATCAGCAGGTGATTCATTGTATTTTTGTCCACTCATTGTGTGTATATGGCAAGTACATAGATTCTGAAGTACTTCTGGTGCAATGTCTATTTCACCACAGAATATGATCACAATCCAAACTCTTTCTGCCATACAAATCCAAAAGATGTTTTTGGATTTGCGACCGCATGATTGCTTGAATGCACCAAATTCAATTCCATGTTTTTTGTGGTGGTTTTGACTGTAACTGTAATACCCAT of Glycine soja cultivar W05 chromosome 1, ASM419377v2, whole genome shotgun sequence contains these proteins:
- the LOC114417137 gene encoding protein ACTIVITY OF BC1 COMPLEX KINASE 3, chloroplastic-like → MATVASSMVASSSPSSQPFCSFSNPNSSSSSLSFKTKAITRTRPRTKTRTRTTRLTWLNPHPRGALVEATPPPTSSPPSPKDGSIKVLALPENRADDIQAEARALARAANATAYTPQLVASKYGSQPIKVVGRALQVLSAVGLFGLKLLLDQKSGVLDQNKRIRAIELRDTFTRLGPTFVKLGQGLSTRPDICPAEYLEELTELQDGLPTFPDEEAFACIERELGLSIDSIFSTISPTAVAAASLGQVYKARLKYSGKLVAVKVQRPDIEEAIGMDFYLIRGLGSLINKYVDFITSDVVALIDEFARRVFQELNYVQEGLNARRFKKLYADKEDIFVPDVFWDYTSAKVLTMDWVDGVKLNEQEAIERQGLKVLDLVNAGIQCSLRQLLEYGYFHADPHPGNLLATPEGKLAFLDFGMMSETPEEARYAIIGHVVHLVNRDYEAMARDYYDLNFLSRDVDVSPIVPALRNFFDDALNYTVSELNFKTLVDGLGNVLYQYPFNVPAYYALIFRSLTVLEGLALYADPNFKVLAASYPYFAKRLLTDPNPYLRDALIELLFKDGKFRWNRLENLLDQGKKDRDFSAKEALQPVLKVLLSPDGEELRNLVIKEAARVSEAFTLGTMSETYLYIPDFIRTLVFNGNANGPFMMSESEMQSMLELRDQVIRIWGLLRSSSDFDPAMLLPILQVLEQPEARRLGGRVVGGITQRLAARFLQQVLRVPTTASE